One genomic region from Rothia dentocariosa ATCC 17931 encodes:
- the cas3g gene encoding type I-G CRISPR-associated helicase/endonuclease Cas3g — MTSNLGIQRRDFSEFFAALNGGYAPFTWQQELVAHIVETGSWPDRIVAPTGAGKSSVVDVHLFVNALFACGTGPRVPRRLNVVVGRRALVDSQADRAREILRQMTVILDKEEPLTSREEIIYRVAQALLSFQVHDDVRPFEIGHIRGELSNRSLPVNEISACAIIAATPDMWGSRLLFRGYGSSKGARPRETAVVSMDSVMVLDEAHLNQQLLVTARRIAQLQKYGADVGVPTLQVVETTATPSELEENQNQIGVDVSQLDSPHDAELLRRINSIKRLTRIPLDKWNGKAENTAVINSAVDEVLGLCKKLEPNNAGQSKTVGCIVNHVGTAVKVADTLKKENLSVKLIVGRMRPFDMKKLRDDHPNLFTCKGDSTIDVVVATQTLEVGIDLDFSSLVTELAPASSLAQRFGRVNRLGKRSESQIIVLEPESPDKIKDPVVLPYKAEDLRNAYNWLNDLSAFEDVNPGTMLTCTPPATAPQRLLYQRPELADILEFARSSETPYAEPDFDLWLHDSLEEQIELGGVVVREHLPLNDSEALELLKAFPPVNEEVFPANIKILTNMYKELVLGNEERRKQEKENPNIRRRAFVYRAGELEICSPDMRLRPGDVLVIDKGLVFTTQDVAMELGKAQDSEAPSAVVPEGIKFFIFDNDIEHDEHGFFKKFCGLTPDEATELWQSEIGETGEVVLSSSIHTDPRTSDVIAWYAVVQTDTTDDDSDVRQEWTPSQGAVYLEDHQHDVAERTKKIAESVELREEFTQDIIFAAEHHDDGKADSRFQTMLGGAQSDKPLAKSAVRTRQEIWVSRQRSGMPAGWRHEQMSVALVATSRAAGELECSDLALRIIGCSHGHGRNSFQHTDQTLLGECAVHSYQDTLQQQAHELFLTGRWDEIMETTDREYGPYATAYLEALERAADAQISREGH, encoded by the coding sequence ATGACCAGTAATTTAGGGATTCAGCGCAGAGATTTTTCTGAATTCTTTGCGGCCCTTAATGGAGGCTATGCGCCCTTCACCTGGCAACAAGAGCTTGTAGCCCATATTGTTGAAACCGGTTCATGGCCCGATAGGATTGTGGCCCCCACAGGTGCAGGTAAATCATCTGTTGTAGACGTTCATCTTTTCGTGAATGCTTTATTTGCTTGTGGTACAGGTCCTCGTGTGCCTCGACGCTTAAACGTGGTGGTGGGTCGTCGCGCGTTGGTAGATAGCCAAGCTGACCGGGCACGGGAGATACTGCGTCAGATGACGGTGATCCTTGACAAAGAGGAGCCTCTAACGTCTCGTGAGGAAATTATTTATCGTGTTGCTCAAGCCTTGTTATCGTTCCAAGTTCATGACGATGTACGTCCCTTTGAAATCGGGCATATTCGTGGTGAGCTGAGTAACCGTTCGCTTCCCGTTAATGAGATATCGGCGTGCGCTATTATCGCGGCTACTCCGGATATGTGGGGTTCTCGTTTGTTATTCCGTGGGTACGGCAGCAGTAAGGGCGCACGTCCACGGGAAACCGCTGTTGTATCTATGGATTCAGTCATGGTTCTTGATGAGGCTCATCTGAACCAGCAGCTTCTAGTAACGGCACGTCGAATTGCGCAGCTACAAAAATATGGGGCTGATGTAGGAGTACCCACGCTTCAAGTTGTTGAAACAACCGCAACACCGTCTGAACTTGAAGAAAACCAAAACCAAATCGGCGTTGACGTTTCACAGCTGGATTCTCCTCATGATGCTGAACTTTTACGACGTATAAACTCAATCAAACGGCTGACTCGTATACCTCTTGATAAATGGAATGGTAAAGCTGAAAACACCGCTGTCATTAATAGTGCTGTTGACGAGGTACTAGGTCTTTGTAAGAAGCTGGAGCCTAATAACGCGGGACAAAGCAAGACTGTAGGGTGCATTGTTAACCATGTTGGGACTGCCGTTAAGGTTGCGGATACGCTGAAGAAAGAGAATCTTAGCGTCAAACTTATTGTGGGGCGCATGCGACCGTTTGATATGAAAAAACTGCGGGATGACCATCCTAATCTGTTTACGTGCAAAGGTGACTCTACTATTGATGTCGTGGTGGCTACACAGACTCTTGAAGTCGGTATTGACTTAGATTTCTCCTCGCTTGTCACGGAACTTGCTCCCGCTTCATCTTTGGCGCAGCGTTTTGGGCGCGTTAATCGACTGGGTAAACGAAGTGAATCCCAGATAATTGTTTTAGAGCCTGAAAGTCCTGACAAGATTAAAGATCCTGTTGTGTTACCTTATAAGGCCGAAGATTTGCGTAATGCTTATAACTGGCTGAATGATCTATCAGCGTTTGAAGATGTAAACCCTGGAACCATGCTGACTTGTACTCCGCCAGCAACGGCACCTCAGAGACTGCTGTACCAGCGCCCGGAACTAGCAGATATTCTTGAGTTTGCCCGTAGTTCTGAAACACCATATGCTGAACCCGATTTCGACCTGTGGCTGCACGATTCTTTAGAAGAGCAAATCGAGTTGGGCGGTGTAGTTGTCCGTGAACATTTACCATTAAATGATTCCGAAGCGCTGGAGCTTCTAAAAGCATTTCCACCGGTAAACGAAGAAGTCTTTCCTGCCAATATTAAGATTCTCACGAATATGTATAAAGAACTCGTCTTGGGGAATGAAGAACGGAGAAAACAAGAGAAGGAAAACCCAAATATCCGACGGAGAGCTTTCGTGTACAGAGCAGGTGAACTCGAAATTTGTTCTCCTGATATGCGCCTTCGACCGGGCGATGTGCTCGTGATAGACAAGGGCCTTGTCTTCACTACCCAGGATGTAGCCATGGAGTTAGGCAAAGCTCAAGATTCTGAAGCGCCATCTGCTGTTGTTCCAGAGGGAATTAAGTTCTTTATTTTTGATAATGACATAGAGCATGATGAACATGGATTCTTCAAAAAGTTCTGCGGTTTAACTCCAGACGAAGCTACAGAACTTTGGCAGTCTGAAATAGGAGAAACAGGAGAAGTTGTACTGTCTAGCTCTATTCACACTGACCCCCGTACTAGTGACGTAATCGCATGGTACGCCGTGGTGCAAACAGATACTACAGATGATGACTCTGACGTTCGACAAGAATGGACTCCCTCACAAGGAGCGGTCTATCTGGAAGATCATCAACATGATGTCGCTGAACGAACGAAAAAGATCGCCGAATCTGTGGAACTTCGGGAAGAATTCACCCAGGATATTATCTTTGCAGCTGAGCACCATGATGATGGTAAAGCAGATTCCAGGTTCCAAACTATGCTGGGTGGGGCACAATCTGATAAGCCACTTGCAAAAAGTGCGGTTCGAACCCGCCAAGAGATCTGGGTATCCCGCCAACGCAGCGGTATGCCCGCTGGATGGCGGCACGAACAGATGTCTGTTGCTCTGGTAGCGACCAGCCGAGCTGCAGGGGAACTGGAATGTTCAGATCTTGCGTTGAGGATTATCGGGTGCAGCCACGGGCACGGTAGAAACTCGTTCCAGCACACCGACCAAACGCTCTTAGGGGAGTGTGCGGTTCATTCCTACCAAGACACGCTTCAGCAGCAGGCGCATGAGCTTTTTCTAACTGGGCGTTGGGACGAAATTATGGAAACCACTGATAGGGAATACGGCCCCTATGCTACCGCTTATCTAGAGGCGCTAGAACGTGCCGCTGATGCTCAAATTTCACGGGAAGGACACTGA
- the csb2 gene encoding type I-G CRISPR-associated protein Csb2 yields the protein MQELGIIARFPLGVYTGHKQDGNADTFPEPVRLHAALVSSAAQGSLAVTNEKGELEPSNASLKALKWLEENPPDGIEIPESHPVHKGSIRFTYRNTTNITVSSRPKEGQISDGTALGGNIGWYWKQVPDDIANTLEQLCDDVPYLGESTSVTVLGSGDVSPNLILDLQGNPLEAVGTMLRIPAPGRTDALIETYRENKLVTYECLTQVMYSTPEPEYPEVPWSRVVLLEIEGEELSPEEHVALCVALHRAIIAGIGYGASSFFTGKYPRGAEVPANRLAFHYIPAHYIQHLGIKNSVIAIMVPENTSPEDLIQLGRSLNAVPYLWGRTFGKRKLYFGGQVVNAHEFWPAVQPGYRRLWKPLTAIVPETRPVKKKDGGARWTLADSGLLSIAYVWRDKFNTAARGEQRYLELRNQVEEQSDAQVYHARTIHTRPTAYVHKVPQNVMPQPWRGVLSLGNLTNDRTIIALGQSRHLGAGLLVPYDVPEEEFIYLQQAYKERKNDQ from the coding sequence ATGCAGGAACTTGGAATTATTGCTCGATTTCCTCTTGGAGTATATACAGGACATAAACAAGATGGTAACGCAGATACTTTTCCTGAACCGGTCCGTCTACATGCTGCTTTAGTAAGTTCAGCAGCACAGGGCAGCCTTGCTGTTACTAATGAAAAAGGAGAACTAGAACCTAGTAACGCTTCTCTTAAAGCCCTCAAATGGTTAGAGGAGAACCCGCCAGATGGAATTGAGATACCAGAGAGCCATCCAGTTCATAAAGGTTCTATTCGTTTTACGTATAGAAATACAACTAATATAACTGTAAGTTCTCGTCCTAAGGAAGGGCAAATTTCTGATGGTACTGCACTAGGAGGAAATATAGGTTGGTATTGGAAACAAGTACCTGATGATATTGCCAATACGTTAGAGCAATTATGCGATGACGTACCCTACTTAGGTGAATCCACAAGTGTTACAGTTCTTGGATCAGGTGACGTTAGCCCAAACCTGATTCTTGATCTCCAAGGTAATCCTTTAGAAGCAGTTGGGACGATGCTGCGTATTCCTGCACCAGGGCGAACTGATGCCTTGATAGAGACCTATCGCGAGAATAAACTTGTAACGTACGAGTGCTTGACTCAAGTTATGTATTCAACTCCCGAGCCTGAATACCCTGAGGTTCCTTGGAGCCGAGTTGTCCTCCTTGAAATAGAAGGTGAAGAACTTTCCCCAGAAGAACATGTTGCTCTTTGTGTTGCTCTTCATCGCGCGATTATTGCCGGTATAGGGTATGGGGCCTCTAGCTTCTTCACCGGAAAATATCCTAGGGGAGCGGAGGTACCTGCTAATAGGCTTGCTTTCCACTATATCCCTGCGCACTATATTCAGCATTTAGGTATTAAAAATTCTGTGATAGCTATTATGGTTCCGGAAAATACCTCACCGGAAGACCTCATACAGCTTGGTCGTAGTTTAAATGCTGTTCCGTATTTGTGGGGCCGTACTTTTGGTAAGCGTAAATTATATTTTGGTGGGCAAGTAGTTAATGCGCATGAATTCTGGCCTGCTGTTCAGCCTGGTTATAGGCGTCTTTGGAAGCCTCTCACCGCAATTGTGCCAGAAACCCGTCCCGTTAAAAAGAAAGATGGCGGCGCTCGTTGGACTTTGGCAGATTCTGGTTTGCTATCAATCGCATATGTTTGGCGGGATAAATTTAACACAGCTGCCAGGGGTGAACAGCGCTACCTTGAACTTCGTAACCAGGTGGAGGAGCAAAGCGACGCACAGGTTTATCATGCTCGAACTATACATACACGCCCTACAGCATATGTGCATAAAGTACCGCAGAACGTTATGCCTCAGCCTTGGCGCGGCGTGTTGTCTCTAGGGAATTTGACTAATGATCGCACCATTATTGCGCTTGGGCAATCAAGGCATCTTGGTGCAGGGCTTTTAGTTCCCTATGACGTGCCGGAAGAAGAATTTATCTATTTACAACAAGCATATAAGGAACGCAAAAATGACCAGTAA